In Corynebacterium matruchotii, a single genomic region encodes these proteins:
- a CDS encoding DUF3375 domain-containing protein: protein MSIVARTISNRRLEEKSAILKLLRSPLMPVVLGFVAEHFPPSTKARSAIEIYDLLDADLKMLRAEGLELPHDPQTYITDWVKAGWLVRRPGNAVTGETIEPSATTLNALDSVESWQHPHSAVSAARIHSIADSLENLSRESDPDINTRLAQLAEEKEALEQLIADTERGYFEVLSADQISERVLDVLELAGTIPADFAQVRTELEEINRTLRRQLLEPEDSRGQILDDIFRGVDVIAESDAGRRFRDFYTALLEHKKSTPIDEWITNILNRESAKDLDATIADHLRRLFQDLESEGYQVNMLMTELSRSLRDYVRTQDFTENRRMLELLRETRALAGRTIEHQHLGPLVQLHTPLTQIGMNIHSIDSLEMKNLGEEMVETLPVPLEEAHIDTEALFESVRASEIDFEELRSHITGSVDKRGQATIGDVLQDYPATQGLASVVGLLYFAMANGIALESLETVTWDDNGTPMQAVITGWLFTHDNNL, encoded by the coding sequence ATGAGCATTGTTGCGCGTACTATCAGCAATCGTCGTTTAGAAGAAAAATCAGCAATCCTTAAGCTGCTTCGTAGCCCACTTATGCCCGTTGTACTGGGGTTTGTTGCTGAACACTTTCCTCCTAGCACGAAGGCCCGGTCGGCCATTGAAATCTATGACCTCCTCGATGCCGACCTCAAAATGCTTCGCGCAGAAGGCTTGGAATTACCGCACGACCCCCAAACCTACATTACAGACTGGGTAAAGGCCGGCTGGCTGGTACGCCGCCCCGGCAATGCAGTCACGGGGGAAACCATCGAGCCCAGCGCGACCACGCTCAACGCCCTAGACTCGGTAGAGAGCTGGCAGCACCCACATTCGGCGGTGTCGGCGGCCCGAATCCATTCGATCGCGGACTCGTTGGAAAACCTCTCGCGGGAATCCGACCCGGACATCAACACCCGATTGGCGCAGTTGGCGGAGGAAAAAGAGGCGTTGGAGCAACTCATAGCCGACACCGAACGGGGGTATTTTGAGGTGCTGTCGGCGGACCAAATCTCCGAACGGGTCCTCGACGTGCTGGAGTTGGCGGGCACGATCCCCGCCGATTTCGCCCAGGTGCGCACCGAGCTGGAAGAAATCAACCGCACGCTGCGGCGCCAGCTGTTAGAGCCGGAAGATAGCCGCGGGCAGATTTTGGACGATATTTTCCGCGGGGTGGACGTCATCGCCGAATCCGATGCGGGCCGTAGATTCCGCGACTTTTATACCGCACTGTTAGAGCACAAAAAATCGACGCCTATCGACGAGTGGATCACCAACATCCTCAACCGGGAAAGCGCCAAAGACCTCGACGCCACCATTGCCGACCATCTTCGCAGGCTCTTCCAAGACCTGGAGTCGGAGGGCTACCAGGTGAACATGCTCATGACGGAACTCTCCCGATCGCTCCGCGACTATGTGCGCACCCAAGACTTCACTGAAAACCGCCGCATGCTTGAACTGCTCCGCGAAACCCGGGCGCTGGCGGGACGCACCATCGAACACCAACACTTGGGTCCCCTGGTGCAGCTACATACCCCACTGACGCAGATCGGCATGAACATTCATTCCATCGACTCCCTGGAAATGAAGAACCTGGGCGAAGAAATGGTCGAAACCCTGCCCGTGCCGCTCGAAGAAGCCCACATTGATACCGAAGCTTTGTTCGAATCGGTGCGTGCCAGCGAGATTGATTTCGAAGAGCTACGCAGCCATATCACCGGCAGTGTGGATAAACGCGGCCAGGCTACCATCGGTGATGTGTTACAGGATTATCCGGCAACTCAAGGTTTAGCCAGCGTTGTTGGGCTATTGTATTTTGCCATGGCCAATGGTATCGCCTTGGAATCGTTGGAAACCGTCACCTGGGATGATAACGGCACCCCCATGCAAGCGGTCATCACCGGTTGGTTGTTCACCCACGACAATAATCTCTAA
- a CDS encoding YifB family Mg chelatase-like AAA ATPase, with the protein MALAKTLSVTLNGVAAQLVEVEANIGAGLPGTHIVGLASAAVNQARDRIKIAAQNSKLTWPKTKIMVSLLPSDVPKTGSHFDAAIAVAILSATHPDARVRASLANTMVLGEIGFDGRLRAVPGILPAVLAASAAGVETVIIPEGNAHEALLCPGIDVFTATSITHIIDWTYGRAELAHITPGKPSDPPHTNRHLDMNQVAGQHEAKFAAEVAAAGGHNLLLIGPRGSGKSMIAERIPTLLPPLTQAEQVESTVVHSIAGTTTDHVVTTAPYIAPHHSISAAALLGGGSGTPKPGAVSLAHNGVLFLDEVSEIPAKILDSLRIPMENGQVRIHRAHRTFTFPARFQLVMAANPCRCAAETPEACTCPATVRAKYLTNLSGPLRDRIDIFSHTHTKGPLVTGGATCEPSRRIAERVAQARARARWRWQQAGYGEITTAALDPCVLRREFPADEAGMAMLASYLMMGNITQRGVDRVLKLAWTLADLAGDPTPTLDHIAQALDLRGEDLL; encoded by the coding sequence ATGGCGCTCGCTAAAACCCTCAGCGTGACCCTCAACGGTGTGGCCGCCCAACTCGTTGAAGTAGAAGCCAACATCGGTGCCGGCCTCCCCGGAACCCACATTGTGGGCCTCGCCTCCGCGGCGGTCAACCAGGCCCGGGATCGCATTAAAATCGCCGCCCAAAATTCAAAACTCACCTGGCCCAAAACCAAGATCATGGTGAGCCTCCTCCCCAGCGATGTTCCCAAAACCGGCTCCCACTTCGACGCCGCCATCGCCGTCGCCATTCTCTCCGCAACCCACCCCGATGCCCGGGTGCGCGCCAGCCTCGCCAACACCATGGTGCTTGGCGAAATCGGATTCGACGGTCGCCTCCGGGCCGTGCCCGGCATCCTGCCCGCCGTCCTGGCGGCCAGCGCCGCCGGGGTAGAAACCGTCATCATCCCGGAAGGAAACGCCCACGAAGCCCTCCTCTGCCCCGGAATTGATGTGTTCACCGCCACCTCCATCACCCACATCATCGACTGGACCTATGGGCGGGCGGAACTCGCCCACATCACCCCAGGCAAGCCGTCCGATCCGCCCCACACCAACAGGCATCTCGACATGAACCAGGTGGCCGGCCAACACGAGGCAAAATTCGCCGCGGAAGTAGCCGCCGCCGGTGGCCACAACCTCCTACTCATCGGCCCCCGCGGCTCCGGCAAATCCATGATCGCCGAACGCATCCCCACCCTGCTCCCGCCACTGACCCAGGCGGAACAGGTGGAATCCACCGTCGTGCACTCCATAGCCGGAACCACCACCGACCACGTCGTCACCACCGCCCCCTACATAGCGCCCCACCACTCCATTAGCGCGGCCGCCCTCCTCGGCGGCGGGTCCGGAACCCCCAAACCAGGCGCCGTCAGCCTGGCACACAACGGCGTGCTCTTCCTCGACGAAGTATCGGAAATACCGGCAAAAATCCTAGACTCACTGCGCATACCCATGGAAAACGGCCAAGTGCGAATCCACCGGGCCCACCGCACCTTCACGTTTCCGGCCAGGTTCCAACTGGTGATGGCCGCCAACCCCTGCCGGTGCGCCGCCGAAACCCCAGAAGCCTGCACCTGCCCCGCAACCGTGCGGGCCAAATACCTCACCAACCTTTCCGGCCCACTCCGGGACCGCATCGATATTTTCAGCCACACCCACACCAAAGGGCCATTAGTCACCGGCGGCGCCACCTGCGAACCCTCCCGCCGCATAGCCGAACGAGTCGCCCAAGCCCGGGCCCGCGCCCGATGGCGCTGGCAGCAGGCCGGATACGGCGAAATCACCACCGCCGCCCTGGACCCCTGCGTCCTGCGCCGAGAATTCCCCGCCGACGAGGCCGGCATGGCCATGCTCGCCAGCTACCTGATGATGGGAAACATCACCCAACGTGGGGTTGACCGGGTGCTGAAACTCGCCTGGACCCTGGCCGACCTGGCCGGCGATCCCACCCCCACTCTGGACCACATAGCACAGGCACTAGACCTGAGAGGAGAAGACCTACTATGA
- a CDS encoding ribonuclease HII has translation MRVLKHHRTFEVALHQAGLGPVAGVDEAGRGACAGPITIAACILPPQPLAALSRLTDSKKLSAATRAALFPLIQHHAVAWSILHISAADIDQYGIQHANVFGMRRVVALLDVQPGYVLTDALKVDGFACSYLPIIGGDAAARCISAASVLAKHARDLVMAELAETYPRYEFASHKGYGTKVHMTAVRRYGASPVHRYSYANVAAAHSEWLGQTPTHTQKPTPGEAHTTAGGEQFLF, from the coding sequence ATGCGTGTTCTCAAACACCACCGCACCTTCGAAGTAGCGCTGCACCAAGCCGGGCTTGGCCCGGTTGCCGGCGTGGACGAGGCCGGCCGCGGGGCCTGCGCCGGACCCATCACCATCGCCGCCTGCATTTTGCCGCCGCAACCATTGGCCGCGCTTTCCCGGCTCACGGATTCGAAAAAACTATCGGCGGCCACCCGGGCCGCGCTTTTCCCGCTTATTCAACACCACGCGGTGGCCTGGTCCATTCTTCACATTTCCGCGGCCGACATTGACCAATATGGCATCCAACACGCCAATGTGTTCGGCATGCGGCGGGTGGTGGCATTATTGGATGTACAACCCGGGTATGTGCTCACCGACGCCCTCAAAGTCGACGGTTTCGCCTGCAGCTACCTGCCCATCATCGGCGGCGACGCCGCAGCCCGCTGTATTTCCGCCGCCTCCGTGTTGGCCAAACACGCCCGCGATCTGGTCATGGCGGAACTCGCCGAAACCTACCCCCGCTACGAATTCGCTAGCCACAAGGGGTACGGCACGAAGGTGCACATGACTGCGGTGCGCCGTTACGGGGCAAGCCCGGTTCATCGTTATAGTTATGCAAATGTAGCCGCCGCACATTCGGAGTGGTTAGGGCAGACACCAACACACACCCAAAAACCAACCCCAGGTGAGGCACACACCACCGCGGGTGGCGAACAGTTTTTATTCTAA
- a CDS encoding GyrI-like domain-containing protein, whose protein sequence is MLEFVEVPQRYVVGVRRQVSAEELSDLHEHAFNETAEVLAQAQAQPGTSCCYFFAATPQVDLLAGFEVPVEQVAQVQEAATARGLAIHRFPPSAAAKAVHNDSYESLPDARQAFTAEVAQVPSEHPDGALAPISWEEYVSAPSDDDPSAGYVTELYRSLP, encoded by the coding sequence ATGCTGGAGTTTGTTGAGGTGCCGCAGCGGTATGTTGTGGGGGTGCGGCGTCAGGTTTCCGCCGAGGAGTTATCCGATTTGCACGAACATGCGTTCAATGAGACTGCGGAGGTGTTGGCGCAGGCTCAGGCCCAACCTGGCACGTCGTGTTGCTATTTTTTTGCGGCTACCCCTCAGGTGGATCTGTTGGCCGGTTTTGAGGTTCCGGTGGAGCAGGTGGCGCAGGTGCAGGAGGCTGCTACGGCGCGGGGGTTGGCGATTCACCGGTTTCCGCCGAGCGCTGCGGCGAAGGCTGTGCATAATGATTCTTATGAGTCGTTGCCGGATGCGCGGCAGGCGTTTACGGCGGAGGTTGCGCAGGTGCCGAGCGAGCACCCGGATGGGGCGTTGGCGCCGATTTCGTGGGAGGAGTATGTGAGCGCACCCTCCGATGATGACCCGTCGGCAGGCTATGTGACGGAGTTATACCGATCATTGCCATAG
- a CDS encoding YwiC-like family protein gives MTSRRRSHNIVKNGWVTDQHGSWAMGFVPLILGLWSAPTLTWLHGMLVIAWTSGFFFFAVAEKWLKFRYKPRYRPALITYGAIAAIFSLILIIGAPHLLWWGLVYLPLIVASFYLSWAKKERSLLARLVAIAAACLVLPLAINVDMPHPWFAADAIAPKGWYLCALLTTYFATTVPFVKTVIRERNSTPWFVGSITVHVIATLAMAALAVQGYNYWTHVLVWALLTGRAVAMPLLAKHRGVPWRPRNIGMPEIGYSLLVFATLPYGLAFP, from the coding sequence ATGACTTCGCGCCGCCGCTCTCACAACATAGTTAAAAACGGGTGGGTCACTGACCAACACGGCTCCTGGGCCATGGGATTCGTCCCACTCATCCTCGGACTCTGGTCCGCCCCCACCCTCACCTGGCTTCATGGCATGCTTGTCATCGCCTGGACCAGCGGATTTTTCTTCTTCGCAGTGGCGGAAAAATGGCTCAAATTCCGGTACAAGCCCCGCTACCGGCCGGCGCTCATCACCTACGGCGCCATCGCCGCGATCTTTAGCCTCATACTCATCATCGGCGCACCCCACCTACTGTGGTGGGGGCTCGTCTACCTTCCCCTCATCGTCGCATCGTTCTACCTGTCCTGGGCCAAAAAAGAGCGCTCGCTCCTCGCCCGACTCGTCGCTATCGCCGCTGCTTGCCTCGTGCTTCCCCTCGCCATCAACGTGGACATGCCTCACCCCTGGTTCGCGGCCGACGCTATCGCACCCAAGGGCTGGTATTTGTGCGCCCTGCTCACCACCTACTTCGCCACCACCGTCCCCTTCGTGAAAACCGTCATCAGAGAACGCAACTCCACCCCCTGGTTCGTCGGCTCCATCACCGTCCACGTGATCGCAACCCTCGCCATGGCGGCACTGGCGGTACAAGGCTACAACTACTGGACCCACGTGCTGGTGTGGGCGCTACTCACCGGCCGGGCCGTCGCCATGCCGCTGCTAGCGAAACATCGCGGCGTCCCCTGGCGGCCCCGCAACATCGGCATGCCGGAAATCGGCTACAGTCTCCTCGTATTCGCCACCCTGCCATACGGATTAGCATTCCCATAA
- a CDS encoding DUF4194 domain-containing protein gives MTNNTPINHNDQNEEGEGKHRNSGEHNSFPFIAPREIESPAPTRHRAELAYTDRYFGGRNATGRNDAGIVKADIVEAEIIDAEVLDVQFDDDTDAPQTTHGSRRALHYSAHSPADADVDTADTADAAGNVVDDAEVETTAESEPGRTVTAPESPAGRRFTGAGATEASEPQLEVSPEETSDDAAAADKPWDRAAQPDAHRTTSEVDAHTDTDDDLDQEAAATDPEGSPATLPTTDAGENTAPTTGLRNPGYAGFAGAGLENRTTDEYAVDGDTDDAGELTDNDDPHGESDHGDLGVDTTIPVREARHTPLEIQEEARKLVNSINAAASYEDFDAYPTQGDNPQEEFLDDDAADLSDEDIVDEVLTSADATAPTTEPEAAEVAEDVTEAEESQASEPASAAVSAVAETLAEANDEPEDLTHTNLAEESEESEEEEAETAEAPTETPVEVDDKPEPGQPTPEQPATLVTPPAQPAAPTAAHATASAVTTNAAPVETEDTFDWMEDDYVHTSIGGDNLWDSDAGTLSFDSRRALVQLLQGPLVRAEQHPPIWKAILSDETALRQRLADMFLDLVVDEDAGIAFTRIANSGNPIRVGKEHYVDMPHVLRVKTLTIIDTIVLLDLRTRLGLAVPGERVIVDQEELRENASQFRALDDRDEATFNRRFDASLDRMRRDYSLLGDTETEGRYEVSPALKHIFDAQTVAGIKAEFEELLAREESK, from the coding sequence ATGACTAACAACACTCCCATAAACCACAACGACCAGAACGAGGAAGGCGAAGGCAAACACCGCAACTCTGGGGAACACAACTCCTTCCCGTTCATTGCCCCACGAGAAATCGAATCCCCCGCCCCCACACGTCACCGGGCGGAATTGGCGTACACAGACCGGTATTTCGGGGGAAGAAACGCCACCGGCCGTAATGATGCGGGCATAGTCAAGGCAGACATAGTGGAGGCGGAAATCATCGACGCCGAGGTACTCGACGTGCAATTCGACGACGACACCGACGCACCCCAAACCACCCATGGGTCGCGCCGGGCGTTGCATTACTCCGCCCACTCCCCTGCCGACGCTGATGTCGACACCGCCGATACTGCTGATGCCGCAGGTAACGTTGTTGACGATGCCGAGGTAGAGACCACGGCGGAATCCGAACCGGGCCGCACTGTTACGGCGCCGGAATCGCCCGCAGGTCGACGTTTCACCGGGGCCGGAGCTACCGAGGCATCGGAACCACAACTTGAAGTGTCGCCTGAGGAAACCTCGGATGATGCGGCGGCTGCCGATAAGCCGTGGGACCGGGCGGCACAACCCGATGCCCACCGCACCACCTCCGAGGTTGATGCTCACACCGACACCGACGATGACCTGGATCAGGAGGCTGCTGCGACCGACCCGGAGGGTAGCCCCGCCACCCTGCCGACGACAGATGCCGGCGAGAATACCGCACCCACCACCGGGTTGCGGAATCCCGGGTATGCCGGATTTGCCGGGGCAGGCCTTGAAAACCGGACGACTGACGAATATGCCGTCGATGGTGACACCGATGATGCCGGCGAATTGACCGACAACGACGACCCCCACGGTGAGTCAGATCATGGCGATTTGGGTGTCGACACCACCATTCCAGTCCGGGAAGCCCGCCACACTCCCCTGGAGATCCAAGAGGAGGCCCGAAAATTGGTGAACTCCATCAATGCCGCCGCCTCGTATGAAGACTTCGACGCCTACCCAACCCAAGGTGACAATCCCCAAGAAGAATTCCTCGATGATGACGCGGCTGACCTGAGCGACGAAGACATAGTCGATGAGGTCCTCACCAGCGCCGACGCCACCGCCCCCACAACAGAGCCTGAAGCTGCCGAAGTTGCCGAAGATGTCACGGAGGCAGAGGAGTCACAGGCCAGCGAGCCAGCTTCGGCAGCGGTATCCGCGGTGGCGGAAACGCTAGCGGAAGCCAACGACGAGCCCGAGGATCTGACCCACACAAACCTGGCCGAGGAATCCGAAGAATCCGAGGAGGAAGAGGCGGAGACAGCTGAGGCGCCGACGGAAACGCCTGTGGAAGTTGACGACAAGCCCGAACCTGGCCAACCAACGCCGGAGCAACCCGCCACGCTCGTGACTCCCCCGGCCCAGCCCGCTGCCCCGACCGCAGCCCACGCCACCGCAAGCGCAGTAACCACAAACGCCGCCCCCGTCGAAACCGAAGATACTTTCGATTGGATGGAGGACGATTATGTCCACACCAGCATTGGCGGCGACAACCTGTGGGACTCCGACGCCGGCACGCTCAGCTTCGACTCCCGGCGCGCCCTCGTCCAGCTGCTCCAGGGACCCCTTGTGCGGGCCGAACAGCATCCCCCCATTTGGAAGGCCATCCTGAGTGACGAAACCGCACTACGGCAGCGCCTGGCCGACATGTTCCTCGATCTTGTCGTTGACGAGGATGCCGGCATTGCGTTTACCCGCATCGCCAACTCCGGCAACCCCATTCGGGTGGGCAAGGAGCATTATGTGGACATGCCCCACGTCCTGCGGGTGAAAACCCTCACCATTATCGACACGATTGTGCTGCTGGATCTCCGCACCCGGCTGGGGCTGGCGGTACCGGGCGAACGGGTCATTGTTGACCAGGAAGAACTGCGGGAAAATGCGTCACAATTCCGCGCATTGGACGACCGGGATGAGGCGACTTTTAATCGGCGGTTTGATGCATCTTTAGACCGGATGCGCCGCGACTATAGTTTGCTGGGGGACACCGAAACCGAGGGTCGCTATGAAGTGTCACCAGCACTCAAACATATTTTCGACGCCCAGACAGTGGCGGGAATCAAAGCAGAGTTCGAAGAGCTCTTAGCCAGGGAGGAATCCAAGTGA
- a CDS encoding Tex family protein, whose product MSSASTAPHIAAHIATELHVPEANVLAALGLIAEGNTVPFIARYRKEATGGLDDTQLRTIEERATYLTELADRKQTILAAIEEQGKLTDDLKALILACDTKARLEDLYLPYKKRRKTKADAAREAGLEPLLDRLIAEPHGDPVAAAEAYVCDGFEDPKKALDGARAILIDRFALDANLVGELRETMYSTGSMESQVVQGKEQDGAKFTDYFSFVEPFTSLPSHRILALFRGEKEGVLHLNLNAGDDDHYCGIIANQFELDTSSSWLADAIRWGWKTKLYISSGLDIRMRLKETAEEAALEVFARNLKDVLLAAPAGQRATLGLDPGYRNGVKCATVDGTGKVLSTLIVYPHQPQNQWSHAVQALAHECATHHVDLIAIGNGTASRETEKLAGEVANLIAKAGGTRPTPVVVSESGASVYSASEIAAAEFPDMDVSLRGAVSIARRLQDPLAELVKIDPKAIGVGQYQHDVNQTALAKTLDAVVEDAVNAVGVDLNTASVPLLARVAGITNTIAHNIVTYRDTNGVFANRAGLKHVPRLGPKAFEQCAGFLRITGGSDPLDASAVHPEAYPVVRRIAESTGLGVADLIGNTAVLSRLKPTDFADDTFGIPTVTDILAELDKPGRDPRPEFTTATFKEGVEKLSDLTPGMILEGTVTNVAAFGAFVDVGVHHDGLVHVSALANKYVSDPHDIVRSGQVVKVKVMDVDVERHRIGLSMRLDDEPGQPATRKRSGDQRGSGHGRRRTDRQGDRRGDRRGGNKAAPQGAMADALKKAGFGR is encoded by the coding sequence ATGAGTTCAGCGAGTACCGCACCCCACATTGCCGCGCATATTGCCACCGAATTACACGTACCCGAAGCCAATGTTCTTGCGGCCCTTGGGCTTATCGCCGAGGGAAACACCGTCCCCTTCATTGCCAGGTATCGGAAAGAAGCCACCGGTGGTCTTGATGACACCCAACTGCGCACCATTGAGGAGCGTGCCACGTATCTCACTGAGCTGGCGGACCGGAAGCAAACCATTCTGGCCGCCATCGAGGAGCAGGGCAAGCTCACCGACGACCTGAAGGCCCTCATTCTGGCCTGCGACACTAAGGCCCGCCTGGAGGACCTGTATCTTCCCTACAAGAAGCGCCGCAAGACTAAGGCCGATGCGGCCCGGGAGGCCGGCCTGGAGCCGCTGCTCGACAGGCTCATCGCCGAACCCCATGGCGATCCCGTGGCGGCGGCCGAAGCCTATGTGTGTGATGGGTTTGAGGACCCCAAGAAGGCCCTCGACGGTGCCCGCGCTATTCTCATCGACCGGTTTGCCCTCGACGCCAACCTGGTGGGGGAGCTCCGGGAAACCATGTACAGCACCGGCAGCATGGAAAGCCAGGTCGTTCAGGGCAAGGAGCAGGACGGGGCGAAGTTCACCGACTATTTCAGCTTCGTCGAGCCCTTTACCTCTCTGCCGTCTCACCGGATTCTCGCTTTGTTCCGGGGCGAGAAAGAAGGCGTTTTACACCTCAATCTCAATGCTGGTGACGACGACCATTATTGCGGCATAATCGCCAACCAGTTCGAGCTGGATACGTCGTCTTCGTGGCTGGCGGACGCCATCCGGTGGGGGTGGAAAACCAAGCTCTATATTTCCTCCGGCCTGGACATTCGCATGCGGCTGAAGGAAACCGCCGAGGAGGCCGCCCTCGAAGTTTTCGCCCGCAACTTGAAGGATGTGCTGCTCGCCGCCCCCGCCGGCCAACGCGCCACCCTGGGGTTGGATCCCGGCTACCGCAACGGCGTCAAGTGCGCCACGGTCGACGGCACCGGCAAGGTGCTCAGCACCCTTATCGTGTACCCCCACCAGCCCCAAAACCAGTGGTCTCATGCGGTGCAGGCTCTCGCCCACGAATGCGCCACCCACCATGTGGACCTCATCGCCATTGGCAATGGTACCGCCAGTCGGGAAACCGAAAAGCTCGCCGGCGAGGTCGCCAACCTCATTGCCAAGGCCGGCGGCACCCGACCCACGCCCGTCGTGGTCAGCGAATCCGGGGCCTCCGTGTACTCCGCATCCGAGATCGCGGCCGCCGAATTCCCCGACATGGATGTGTCTCTCCGGGGTGCGGTCTCTATCGCCCGCCGCCTCCAAGACCCCCTCGCCGAGCTGGTGAAAATCGACCCCAAGGCCATTGGGGTGGGCCAATACCAGCACGACGTGAACCAAACCGCCCTGGCGAAAACCCTCGATGCCGTGGTCGAAGACGCCGTCAACGCCGTGGGTGTGGACCTCAACACCGCCTCCGTGCCCCTCCTGGCCCGGGTTGCCGGCATCACCAACACCATCGCCCACAACATTGTCACCTACCGGGACACTAATGGGGTGTTCGCCAACCGGGCCGGCCTGAAACATGTGCCCCGCCTGGGACCAAAGGCCTTCGAACAGTGCGCTGGGTTCCTCCGCATCACCGGCGGCAGCGACCCGCTCGACGCTTCCGCGGTCCACCCCGAGGCCTACCCGGTGGTGCGCCGCATCGCCGAATCCACCGGCCTGGGCGTGGCCGACCTGATCGGCAACACCGCGGTCCTGTCCCGGCTCAAGCCCACGGACTTTGCCGACGACACCTTCGGCATCCCCACCGTCACCGACATTCTCGCCGAACTGGACAAACCCGGGCGCGACCCCCGTCCCGAATTCACCACCGCCACCTTCAAGGAAGGCGTCGAAAAGCTCTCCGACCTCACCCCCGGCATGATCCTGGAGGGAACCGTCACCAATGTGGCCGCATTCGGCGCGTTCGTCGACGTGGGGGTGCACCACGACGGCCTGGTGCATGTGTCCGCCCTGGCCAACAAGTACGTGTCCGACCCGCACGACATTGTTCGCTCCGGGCAGGTGGTGAAAGTGAAAGTCATGGATGTTGATGTGGAACGCCACCGCATCGGCCTCTCCATGCGGCTTGACGACGAACCCGGCCAACCCGCCACCCGGAAACGCAGCGGCGACCAGCGGGGGAGTGGGCACGGTCGTCGCCGCACCGATCGTCAGGGTGACCGCCGTGGCGATCGTCGGGGCGGCAATAAAGCTGCCCCGCAAGGCGCCATGGCCGACGCCCTGAAGAAGGCCGGCTTCGGGCGGTAA
- the rplS gene encoding 50S ribosomal protein L19: MNILDKVDAASLRDDIPTFHPGDTLNVHVKVIEGTKSRIQVFKGVVIRRQGSGVRETFTVRKISFGIGVERTFPVHSPNIDKIEVVSRGKVRRAKLYYLRDLRGKAAKIKEKR, translated from the coding sequence ATGAACATTCTTGACAAAGTTGATGCAGCCTCATTGCGCGACGATATTCCCACATTCCACCCGGGCGACACCCTCAACGTGCACGTCAAAGTGATCGAAGGCACCAAGTCGCGTATCCAGGTTTTCAAGGGCGTTGTCATTCGCCGTCAGGGCAGTGGTGTTCGGGAAACCTTCACCGTCCGGAAAATCTCCTTCGGCATCGGCGTGGAACGTACCTTCCCGGTACACAGCCCCAATATCGACAAGATCGAGGTCGTGTCTCGCGGTAAAGTCCGGCGCGCCAAGCTGTACTACCTGCGTGACCTGCGCGGCAAGGCAGCCAAGATCAAGGAAAAGCGCTAA
- a CDS encoding DUF2469 domain-containing protein: MSAEELENYEAEVELSLYREYRDVVSQFSYVVETERRFYLANAVELIPHTQGNDVYYEVRMSDAWVWDMYRSVRFVRYVRVITYKDVNIEELDKPDLIIPE, encoded by the coding sequence ATGAGCGCCGAGGAACTCGAAAACTACGAAGCAGAAGTAGAACTCTCCCTCTACCGGGAATATCGGGATGTGGTAAGCCAATTCTCGTATGTGGTAGAAACCGAACGTCGCTTCTACCTGGCAAACGCCGTAGAGCTCATACCCCACACCCAAGGAAACGACGTCTACTATGAAGTGCGCATGTCCGATGCATGGGTGTGGGACATGTATCGTTCGGTCCGGTTTGTCCGCTATGTGCGAGTCATCACCTACAAGGATGTGAATATCGAAGAACTCGACAAGCCGGACCTCATCATACCGGAGTAA
- a CDS encoding YraN family protein — protein MNQPLQQTPEPSATPPKPRPRRQPRSTNRAYRSHLAHRVGELGEATAAQFYRDEGYRILARNVRYPVGELDVIARAPDPNSTIVFIEVKTRTTLDFGIAEAVTPRKLHRMHRAAYRWLTERHVPWSEVRFDVVAIYLDPTGLASVQRYIGVDDGAR, from the coding sequence ATGAACCAGCCCCTCCAACAAACCCCGGAACCATCCGCCACGCCACCGAAACCCCGACCCCGGCGGCAACCCAGAAGCACCAATCGGGCATATCGCAGCCATCTTGCCCACCGGGTTGGCGAACTCGGCGAAGCCACCGCCGCCCAGTTTTACCGTGACGAAGGCTACCGGATTCTCGCCCGCAATGTGCGCTATCCCGTGGGTGAACTCGACGTCATCGCCCGCGCCCCCGACCCCAACAGCACCATCGTTTTCATCGAAGTGAAAACCCGAACCACCCTAGACTTCGGCATTGCCGAGGCCGTGACCCCACGCAAACTCCACCGCATGCACCGGGCCGCCTACCGGTGGCTTACCGAACGCCACGTCCCATGGTCCGAGGTGCGGTTCGACGTGGTGGCCATATACTTAGACCCCACCGGCCTGGCCAGCGTGCAACGCTACATCGGGGTTGACGATGGCGCTCGCTAA